A genome region from Hevea brasiliensis isolate MT/VB/25A 57/8 chromosome 9, ASM3005281v1, whole genome shotgun sequence includes the following:
- the LOC131182832 gene encoding LEAF RUST 10 DISEASE-RESISTANCE LOCUS RECEPTOR-LIKE PROTEIN KINASE-like 2.4, whose product MNSSLFPFPPFLWLPIFVFLFASRIPCCLSNPDFHASCNISQYVCGSIAAGFPFWGKDRPDICGIPGLELKCKNDTPTIEIKDGTYRVLEIDEQSQTLRIARKDYMDGLCQPQLKNTTLDPQLFEYVPGYKNLTIIYGCPIPGVPALFNYLISGSAYPKGNYRHHQFCSESLC is encoded by the exons ATGAATTCTTCACTTTTCCCATTCCCTCCTTTTCTGTGGCTTCCAATTTTTGTGTTCTTGTTTGCTAGTAGAATTCCTTGTTGTTTAAGCAACCCTGACTTCCACGCTTCCTGCAATATCTCTCAGTACGTCTGTGGAAGTATTGCCGCTGGTTTTCCTTTCTGGGGGAAAGACAGACCAGATATCTGTGGAATTCCAGGCTTGGAACTCAAGTGTAAGAATGATACCCCCACAATTGAGATCAAAGATGGAACGTACCGTGTTTTGGAAATCGATGAGCAAAGTCAAACTCTGAGAATTGCAAGAAAGGATTACATGGATGGACTCTGTCAACCTCAATTAAAGAACACCACGCTTGATCCTCagctttttgaatatgttcccGGTTACAAGAACCTTACAATTATTTATGGTTGCCCGATACCTGGAGTACCAGCACTATTCAATTACCTCATAAGTGGATCTGCGTATCCAAAag GGAACTACCGCCATCACCAATTCTGTTCTGAGTCGCTTTGTTGA
- the LOC110662171 gene encoding LEAF RUST 10 DISEASE-RESISTANCE LOCUS RECEPTOR-LIKE PROTEIN KINASE-like 2.1, which produces MESHLFPTMPLIFIITIIFLCPLFASAVDERHQNCTATFDCGNITNIGYPFWRSNRPDYCGHPKFWLNCTDQAALITIKNLTYQVLEVNSEAQNLKVARTDYIGGICPNLLLNTTLDFSFFSYASDIQNITLYYGCPQLPSFLNPLAGIPGLSTQFTCTLNNSDSGGFYLTRNLGNFSATILNNLGSCANRVIVPATQSSVSTLESGLTQDNLVIALEKGFGLQWDANNSVCLTCNLSGGSCGYNTNTSLFACYCADQPEQFSCGVSAPNQPESSGSGGISNKVLLGVGLPIAAVTVPTLLLGCYYCFKRRGSWSGKALTLQRKNATQAQKIEAFIMNYHRLMPKRYSYSEIKKMTKSFNDKLGEGGFGGVYKGKLPDGRFAAVKLLNKSMGDGEEFINEVASISRTSHVNIVTLLGFCYERAKKALVYEYMPNGSLDKFIYNQSSEHRNCHLEWKTLYDIAFGIARGLEYLHCGCNTRIVHFDIKPQNVLLDDDFCPKISDFGLAKLCKGKESRVSILGAKGTAGYIAPEVFMRSYGGVSYKSDVYSYGMMILELFGGRNDINAGGASQSSELYFPDWIYKHIELRQNFVLNENITVEEEETVRRMITVGLWCIQTNPSDRPSMTKVIEMLEGNPQSLQIPPKPLLFSPSTPPEYSAVSSTTYEWSQVDEANEEKVVIH; this is translated from the exons ATGGAATCCCATCTCTTCCCAACCATGCCTTTGATTTTCATCATAACCATAATCTTCCTCTGTCCTTTGTTTGCGTCTGCTGTTGATGAGCGACATCAGAACTGCACCGCAACATTTGATTGCGGAAACATCACAAATATCGGCTATCCCTTTTGGCGATCGAACCGACCTGATTATTGCGGCCACCCGAAATTCTGGCTTAATTGCACTGACCAAGCGGCGCTGATCACCATCAAGAATTTAACGTACCAAGTTCTTGAAGTCAACAGCGAGGCACAAAATCTTAAAGTTGCTAGAACAGATTACATAGGAGGCATCTGTCCAAACCTCCTTTTAAACACCACTTTGGATTTTTCCTTTTTCAGTTATGCTTCCGATATTCAGAATATAACCCTATACTATGGTTGCCCCCAGCTGCCATCATTTTTAAATCCATTAGCCGGAATTCCAGGGCTTTCCACTCAGTTCACTTGCACATTAAACAACAGCGACAGCGGAGGTTTTTATTTAACTAGGAACCTAGGTAACTTCAGTGCTACAATACTCAACAACTTGGGATCCTGCGCCAATAGAGTTATTGTTCCGGCGACTCAATCATCCGTTAGCACTTTAGAGAGCGGTCTAACCCAGGATAATTTGGTTATAGCTCTGGAAAAAGGTTTTGGGTTGCAGTGGGATGCGAATAATTCCGTTTGTCTGACGTGTAATTTGTCAGGTGGATCGTGTGGTTACAACACGAATACTAGTTTATTTGCTTGTTATTGTGCTGATCAGCCTGAGCAGTTTAGTTGTGGAGTATCTGCACCAAATCAACCAGAATCATCAG GGTCAGGGGGCATATCTAATAAAGTTTTACTTGGAGTAG GACTTCCCATAGCAGCTGTCACTGTTCCGACCCTTCTTTTAGGATGCTACTATTGTTTCAAAAGACGAGGATCTTGGAGTGGCAAAGCATTGACATTGCAACGGAAGAATGCAACACAAGCACAAAAGATAGAGGCATTTATTATGAACTATCATCGTCTCATGCCAAAGCGATACTCATATTCAGAAATAAAGAAAATGACAAAGTCATTCAATGATAAGCTAGGTGAAGGGGGATTTGGAGGTGTCTACAAAGGAAAGTTACCTGATGGTCGTTTTGCTGCAGTAAAACTCCTAAATAAGTCCATGGGTGATGGAGAAGAATTTATTAATGAAGTTGCAAGTATTAGTAGAACATCCCATGTGAACATAGTTACTCTTTTGGGGTTCTGCTACGAGAGGGCCAAAAAAGCTCTGGTATACGAGTACATGCCAAATGGATCTCTAGATAAGTTCATATATAATCAAAGTTCTGAGCATAGAAACTGTCATTTAGAGTGGAAAACATTATATGATATTGCATTTGGCATTGCTAGAGGTCTAGAGTACTTACATTGCGGTTGTAATACCAGGATTGTGCATTTTGATATAAAACCTCAAAATGTTCTTCTAGATGACGATTTTTGTCCAAAAATATCAGATTTTGGTCTTGCAAAGTTATGCAAGGGAAAGGAAAGTAGAGTGTCAATCTTAGGTGCAAAAGGAACTGCTGGGTATATAGCTCCAGAAGTATTCATGAGAAGCTATGGAGGGGTTTCTTACAAGTCTGATGTATATAGTTATGGAATGATGATTCTCGAACTATTTGGAGGAAGAAATGATATTAATGCTGGAGGAGCATCTCAAAGCAGTGAATTGTATTTTCCTGACTGGATTTATAAGCACATTGAATTGCGACAGAATTTTGTACTTAATGAGAATATTACAGTTGAGGAAGAAGAAACAGTCAGAAGAATGATCACTGTGGGCTTGTGGTGCATTCAAACCAATCCGTCCGATAGACCATCAATGACAAAGGTGATAGAGATGTTGGAAGGCAATCCACAATCCTTGCAAATTCCACCAAAACCCTTGCTATTTTCTCCAAGTACACCTCCAGAGTACTCTGCAGTATCATCAACAACATATGAGTGGTCACAAGTAGATGAAGCGAACGAAGAGAAGGTTGTCATTCATTGA